One Spinacia oleracea cultivar Varoflay chromosome 4, BTI_SOV_V1, whole genome shotgun sequence DNA segment encodes these proteins:
- the LOC110798222 gene encoding protein DJ-1 homolog D, which yields MADSRAQKRVLIICGDYMEDYEVMVPFQALLAYGVAVDAVCPDKKAGDVCRTAIHQLATHQTYSETRGHNFTLNATFDEIDASVYDGLVLPGGRAPEYLAMNESVLDVVRKFSASRKPIASICHGQLILAAADCVKGRKCTAFPSVKPVLIAAGAHWIENADMGACVVDENLVTAATYVGHPEFIQLFVKALGGIISGSDKRILFLCGDFMEDYEVMVPFQSLQALGCHVDAVCPKKQKGDTCPTAVHDFEGDQTYSEKPGHDFTLNATFEGIDASSYDGLVIPGGRAPEYLALDENVIAIVKSFMKAEKPVASICHGQQILSAAGVLKGMKCTAYPAVKLNVVLGGATWLEPDPINRCFTDGNLVTGAAWPGHPEFVSQFMSLLDVRVSF from the exons ATGGCGGATTCCAGAGCTCAGAAAAGAGTCCTAATAATATGCGGCGATTACATGGAAGATTACGAG GTGATGGTACCATTTCAGGCACTATTGGCTTACGGTGTGGCAGTTGATGCCGTTTGTCCTGATAAAAAAGCTGGGGATGTTTGTCGCACTGCTATCCACCAACTTGCTACTCATCAG ACTTACTCTGAAACAAGAGGACACAACTTCACCCTGAATGCAACTTTTGACGAGATAGATGCAAGCGTATATGATGGGTTGGTACTTCCAGGGGGGAGGGCCCCTGAATATCTTGCAATGAATGAATCTGTTCTGGATGTTGTACGTAAATTTTCTGCATCCAGGAAGCCAATCGCTTCTATATGCCATGGGCAGTTGATCTTGGCTGCTGCAGATTGTGTTAAAGGTCGTAAGTGTACAGCATTTCCGTCTGTGAAGCCTGTACTTATTGCAGCTGGGGCTCATTGGATAGAAAATGCAGACATGGGAGCTTGTGTAGTTGATGAAAATCTAGTAACAGCTGCTACCTATGTTGGACATCCTGAGTTCATTCAACTGTTTGTAAAAGCACTAGGAGGCATCATAAGTGGGTCAGATAAAAGAATCCTGTTCCTTTGCGGG GATTTCATGGAAGATTATGAGGTTATGGTCCCTTTCCAGTCCCTACAAGCTCTAGGGTGTCATGTTGATGCCGTATGTCCTAAGAAGCAGAAAGGGGATACTTGCCCAACTGCTGTGCATGATTTTGAAGGTGATCAAACATACAGTGAAAAGCCTGGTCATGATTTTACATTGAATGCCACCTTTGAAGGTATAGATGCCTCAAGTTATGATGGTCTTGTGATTCCTGGAGGCCGAGCACCAGAGTACCTTGCGTTAGATGAGAATGTTATTGCCATTGTGAAGAGTTTCATGAAAGCTGAAAAACCAGTTGCATCTATTTGCCACGGCCAACAGATTTTATCTGCAGCTGGTGTGCTCAAG GGGATGAAATGTACTGCATACCCTGCTGTGAAGCTGAATGTGGTACTAGGAGGGGCAACTTGGTTGGAGCCTGACCCAATAAATCGTTGCTTCACGGATGGGAATTTGGTTACAGGAGCTGCTTGGCCAGGGCACCCTGAGTTCGTTTCACAGTTCATGTCACTACTTGATGTTCGTGTATCAttttga
- the LOC110798219 gene encoding uncharacterized protein isoform X2 produces MQEWGSVELSARATYFSNVLKGKMLDRGDLDLNSVQSSRDLFKETMLDQELVFRRQVFELHELYRKQTAIMENLKQKGLDNYNLRKGGLTPVPVNQINQLKCSMVHPEAAPYRKYGCPLYDDLCKILKPIATEKYAFSPGMITPVTSSTSPGNNNKRKSSQPLGSDSGERISSQNTGVGSKTNQVATSRPNEKCINYSLQHYVRLVPIIVVGYHVTNHLRVV; encoded by the exons ATGCAGGAATGGGGAAGTGTGGAATTAAGTGCAAGAGCAACCTATTTCTCTAATGTCCTCAAGGGGAAAATGCTCGACCGAGGTGATCTTGATCTAAATTCTGTTCAAAGCTCAAGAGATTTATTTAAGGAGACAATGCTAGACCAAGAGCTTGTTTTTAGGAGACAG GTCTTTGAACTTCATGAACTCTACAGAAAACAAACAGCTATAATGGAGAACTTAAAACAGAAGGGTTTAGATAACTACAATTTGCGTAAAGGAGGCTTGACTCCAGTGCCCGTAAACCAGATCAATCAATTAAAATGTTCAATG GTGCATCCTGAAGCTGCACCTTACAGAAAGTATGGATGTCCACTTTATGATGATCTATGCAAAATATTAAAGCCCATAGCTACTGAAAAGTATGCTTTCTCACCTGGGATGATTACTCCAGTCACTAGCTCTACTTCACCAGGCAACAACAACAAACGTAAATCCTCTCAACCATTGGGTTCAGATTCTGGGGAAAGAATATCATCTCAAAATACAGGGGTAGGCAGCAAAACCAATCAAGTTGCAACTTCAAGGCCAAATGAGAAATGCATCAACTACTCCTTGCAACACTATGTCAGACTTGTACCTATTATAGTAGTTGGATATCATGTAACAAACCACCTTAGAGTGGTTTGA
- the LOC110798219 gene encoding uncharacterized protein isoform X1 — MQEWGSVELSARATYFSNVLKGKMLDRGDLDLNSVQSSRDLFKETMLDQELVFRRQDMLTPLVNHFPLLFLQVFELHELYRKQTAIMENLKQKGLDNYNLRKGGLTPVPVNQINQLKCSMVHPEAAPYRKYGCPLYDDLCKILKPIATEKYAFSPGMITPVTSSTSPGNNNKRKSSQPLGSDSGERISSQNTGVGSKTNQVATSRPNEKCINYSLQHYVRLVPIIVVGYHVTNHLRVV, encoded by the exons ATGCAGGAATGGGGAAGTGTGGAATTAAGTGCAAGAGCAACCTATTTCTCTAATGTCCTCAAGGGGAAAATGCTCGACCGAGGTGATCTTGATCTAAATTCTGTTCAAAGCTCAAGAGATTTATTTAAGGAGACAATGCTAGACCAAGAGCTTGTTTTTAGGAGACAG GACATGTTAACTCCACTTGTGAATCATTTTCCACTACTTTTTCTTCAGGTCTTTGAACTTCATGAACTCTACAGAAAACAAACAGCTATAATGGAGAACTTAAAACAGAAGGGTTTAGATAACTACAATTTGCGTAAAGGAGGCTTGACTCCAGTGCCCGTAAACCAGATCAATCAATTAAAATGTTCAATG GTGCATCCTGAAGCTGCACCTTACAGAAAGTATGGATGTCCACTTTATGATGATCTATGCAAAATATTAAAGCCCATAGCTACTGAAAAGTATGCTTTCTCACCTGGGATGATTACTCCAGTCACTAGCTCTACTTCACCAGGCAACAACAACAAACGTAAATCCTCTCAACCATTGGGTTCAGATTCTGGGGAAAGAATATCATCTCAAAATACAGGGGTAGGCAGCAAAACCAATCAAGTTGCAACTTCAAGGCCAAATGAGAAATGCATCAACTACTCCTTGCAACACTATGTCAGACTTGTACCTATTATAGTAGTTGGATATCATGTAACAAACCACCTTAGAGTGGTTTGA
- the LOC110798219 gene encoding uncharacterized protein isoform X3, producing the protein MLDRGDLDLNSVQSSRDLFKETMLDQELVFRRQDMLTPLVNHFPLLFLQVFELHELYRKQTAIMENLKQKGLDNYNLRKGGLTPVPVNQINQLKCSMVHPEAAPYRKYGCPLYDDLCKILKPIATEKYAFSPGMITPVTSSTSPGNNNKRKSSQPLGSDSGERISSQNTGVGSKTNQVATSRPNEKCINYSLQHYVRLVPIIVVGYHVTNHLRVV; encoded by the exons ATGCTCGACCGAGGTGATCTTGATCTAAATTCTGTTCAAAGCTCAAGAGATTTATTTAAGGAGACAATGCTAGACCAAGAGCTTGTTTTTAGGAGACAG GACATGTTAACTCCACTTGTGAATCATTTTCCACTACTTTTTCTTCAGGTCTTTGAACTTCATGAACTCTACAGAAAACAAACAGCTATAATGGAGAACTTAAAACAGAAGGGTTTAGATAACTACAATTTGCGTAAAGGAGGCTTGACTCCAGTGCCCGTAAACCAGATCAATCAATTAAAATGTTCAATG GTGCATCCTGAAGCTGCACCTTACAGAAAGTATGGATGTCCACTTTATGATGATCTATGCAAAATATTAAAGCCCATAGCTACTGAAAAGTATGCTTTCTCACCTGGGATGATTACTCCAGTCACTAGCTCTACTTCACCAGGCAACAACAACAAACGTAAATCCTCTCAACCATTGGGTTCAGATTCTGGGGAAAGAATATCATCTCAAAATACAGGGGTAGGCAGCAAAACCAATCAAGTTGCAACTTCAAGGCCAAATGAGAAATGCATCAACTACTCCTTGCAACACTATGTCAGACTTGTACCTATTATAGTAGTTGGATATCATGTAACAAACCACCTTAGAGTGGTTTGA
- the LOC110798219 gene encoding uncharacterized protein isoform X4 → MQEWGSVELSARATYFSNVLKGKMLDRGDLDLNSVQSSRDLFKETMLDQELVFRRQDMLTPLVNHFPLLFLQVFELHELYRKQTAIMENLKQKGLDNYNLRKGGLTPVPVNQINQLKCSMAEYMQFEKFSLDCELQKQPPVSMSMQKPLDLQLSADEFISQCDNSSRQEEISKNYSQNKAVFGLLITCEFSL, encoded by the exons ATGCAGGAATGGGGAAGTGTGGAATTAAGTGCAAGAGCAACCTATTTCTCTAATGTCCTCAAGGGGAAAATGCTCGACCGAGGTGATCTTGATCTAAATTCTGTTCAAAGCTCAAGAGATTTATTTAAGGAGACAATGCTAGACCAAGAGCTTGTTTTTAGGAGACAG GACATGTTAACTCCACTTGTGAATCATTTTCCACTACTTTTTCTTCAGGTCTTTGAACTTCATGAACTCTACAGAAAACAAACAGCTATAATGGAGAACTTAAAACAGAAGGGTTTAGATAACTACAATTTGCGTAAAGGAGGCTTGACTCCAGTGCCCGTAAACCAGATCAATCAATTAAAATGTTCAATG GCGGAATACATGCAATTTGAAAAATTCAGTTTGGATTGCGAGTTACAGAAACAGCCTCCTGTGTCTATGTCTATGCAGAAACCACTTGATCTTCAACTTTCAGCTGATGAATTCATTAGCCAATGTGATAATTCTTCTAGACAGGAGGAAATTTCTAAGAATTATTCTCAGAATAAAGCAGTTTTCGGATTATTAATTACATGTGAATTCTCTCTTTGA
- the LOC110798220 gene encoding uncharacterized protein isoform X1: protein MANGSKSRLHNRAITISSRSKRVARRSSQGRETQNNNNQVVRTEPDNNVELGNNGQLGNNTQSTTDLQDEELDGNNDIEQPSKKSAWKKRPRTFDWKLTAAAPGGPLSTELLRGYCGHVACDIWENNNERGCLVIQSRTQALDLFEFDATNAWCLLVKSTGLSHLRNCVFPHHNSPLISAFVERWHPETNSFHLPFGEMTTNIALL, encoded by the exons ATGGCAAACGGGAGTAAAAGTCGATTGCATAATAGGGCTATTACTATCTCTTCTAGGTCAAAGCGCGTTGCTAGGAGGTCATCTCAAGGTCGGGAAACTCAGAACAACAATAACCAAGTTGTGAGAACAGAACCCGACAATAACGTAGAACTTGGTAACAATGGTCAATTGGGTAACAATACTCAAAGCACTACTGACTTACAAGATGAGGAACTCGATGGAAATAATGATATTGAACAACCGAGTAAGAAAAGCGCATGGAAGAAAAGACCTCGTACCTTTGATTGGAAATTGACTGCTGCAGCACCTGGTGGTCCATTATCGACTGAGTTGCTTCGTGGTTATTGTGGCCATGTCGCGTGCGATATTTGGGAGAACAAT AATGAACGTGGATGTTTGGTAATACAATCACGAACACAAGCTCTTGATCTTTTTGAGTTTGATGCAACAAATGCTTGGTGTTTATTGGTGAAAAGCACTGGATTAAGTCATTTACGTAATTGTGTGTTTCCTCATCACAATTCACCTTTAATTTCTGCTTTTGTTGAGAGATGGCATCCAGAAACTAATAGTTTTCATTTACCATTTGGAGAAATGACCACGAATATTGCTttactttaa
- the LOC110798220 gene encoding uncharacterized protein isoform X2, producing MANGSKSRLHNRAITISSRSKRVARRSSQGRETQNNNNQVVRTEPDNNVELGNNGQLGNNTQSTTDLQDEELDGNNDIEQPSKKSAWKKRPRTFDWKLTAAAPGGPLSTELLRGYCGHVACDIWENNNERGCLVIQSRTQALDLFEFDATNAWCLLVKSTGLSHLRNFTPLDCSLSTSGVSRDTFTVDLGATISLF from the exons ATGGCAAACGGGAGTAAAAGTCGATTGCATAATAGGGCTATTACTATCTCTTCTAGGTCAAAGCGCGTTGCTAGGAGGTCATCTCAAGGTCGGGAAACTCAGAACAACAATAACCAAGTTGTGAGAACAGAACCCGACAATAACGTAGAACTTGGTAACAATGGTCAATTGGGTAACAATACTCAAAGCACTACTGACTTACAAGATGAGGAACTCGATGGAAATAATGATATTGAACAACCGAGTAAGAAAAGCGCATGGAAGAAAAGACCTCGTACCTTTGATTGGAAATTGACTGCTGCAGCACCTGGTGGTCCATTATCGACTGAGTTGCTTCGTGGTTATTGTGGCCATGTCGCGTGCGATATTTGGGAGAACAAT AATGAACGTGGATGTTTGGTAATACAATCACGAACACAAGCTCTTGATCTTTTTGAGTTTGATGCAACAAATGCTTGGTGTTTATTGGTGAAAAGCACTGGATTAAGTCATTTACGTAATT ttaCTCCACTTGATTGCTCATTATCTACGTCCGGTGTATCCCGAGACACGTTCACGGTTGACCTTGGAGCAACAATATCACTATTTTGA
- the LOC110798220 gene encoding uncharacterized protein isoform X3: MANGSKSRLHNRAITISSRSKRVARRSSQGRETQNNNNQVVRTEPDNNVELGNNGQLGNNTQSTTDLQDEELDGNNDIEQPSKKSAWKKRPRTFDWKLTAAAPGGPLSTELLRGYCGHVACDIWENNLLHLIAHYLRPVYPETRSRLTLEQQYHYFDRAINVLRDFENTQIIEPQHAQGQCRRK; encoded by the exons ATGGCAAACGGGAGTAAAAGTCGATTGCATAATAGGGCTATTACTATCTCTTCTAGGTCAAAGCGCGTTGCTAGGAGGTCATCTCAAGGTCGGGAAACTCAGAACAACAATAACCAAGTTGTGAGAACAGAACCCGACAATAACGTAGAACTTGGTAACAATGGTCAATTGGGTAACAATACTCAAAGCACTACTGACTTACAAGATGAGGAACTCGATGGAAATAATGATATTGAACAACCGAGTAAGAAAAGCGCATGGAAGAAAAGACCTCGTACCTTTGATTGGAAATTGACTGCTGCAGCACCTGGTGGTCCATTATCGACTGAGTTGCTTCGTGGTTATTGTGGCCATGTCGCGTGCGATATTTGGGAGAACAAT ttaCTCCACTTGATTGCTCATTATCTACGTCCGGTGTATCCCGAGACACGTTCACGGTTGACCTTGGAGCAACAATATCACTATTTTGACCGTGCCATCAACGTGTTAAGAGACTTTGAGAATACTCAGATTATAGAACCGCAACATGCACAAGGACAATGTCGTCGaaagtaa
- the LOC110798213 gene encoding PKS-NRPS hybrid synthetase cheA-like — MPFLEIVGVLPTGNFFAIGFAWLKDEQQGSYEWALGCVRQLFDPEKLPVAIVTDRELALMNAIDIVFPTSSHLLCTRHIQKNIENYVLKITKNKLIVKSFIKRWQRVVEADTIEMYRKRYREMVKAFARMPAVLNYVRSSWIEKYRNRFVRAYTMNVLHLGNRMTNRVESAHAALKAWLKTSTGSLDTIWPKIHSFLESQMTEIKAAFQRSQNKDPHMTILRIFMWLKGRVTHKALRLLDNEYKRVDEVRKDPNLCGCYMRYTHGLPCAHEMMEMEADSRSIGLCDIHPFWKTFKVGEYSPQDNSSDKFVFQCRHDIDKEPVPTAQPKGRPSTKNSTKRDLCSWEFTEQECAKYARTAYNRRGKTPQQYAHTSVRGRGRPPSHVPSRGRGNISVRGQARSNSSKVSSCGRGNPSVDGRGQSPSPDTRSKNNKGISPNIAPWVSDLPFYIVPHINYIHDVIGDGNCGYRVIARWTYGDEHRWPTIRQELATELENNFAFYSNVLHDGLGTLTSIKHYAGPAPKVHWMSLFETGTIIATKYNVVVVCFSISQSLTFLPLFAEKGKSYLNQIFTLGFIQRMGHFIMIEMKEDFPLPPICPYWRRFHQSSVDGWNIPLESRIEQWQRLHQHRPSATQNRRGDSINID; from the exons ATGCCATTTTTAGAAATAGTTGGTGTGCTTCCCACTGGAAATTTTTTTGCTATTGGATTTGCATGGTTGAAAGACGAGCAACAAGGGAGTTATGAATGGGCTCTTGGCTGTGTAAGACAATTATTTGATCCAGAGAAGTTGCCAGTTGCAATTGTAACTGATAGGGAATTGGCTCTAATGAATGCTATCGATATTGTGTTTCCTACTTCGTCCCATCTTTTATGTACAAGACATATTCAGAAAAATATCGAGAACTATGTGTTGAAAATCACAAAAAACAAGCTTATTGTGAAATCTTTTATAAAAAGGTGGCAAAGAGTAGTGGAAGCTGATACGATCGAAATGTATAGGAAAAGGTATAGAGAAATGGTTAAAGCATTTGCTAGAATGCCAGCAGTACTGAATTACGTAAGATCATCGTGGATTGAGAAATATAGAAATAGATTTGTTCGTGCCTATACGATGAATGTTTTACATTTGGGGAACAGGATGACCAATAG GGTAGAAAGTGCACATGCAGCATTGAAAGCGTGGCTAAAGACATCGACAGGAAGTTTGGATACCATTTGGCCTAAGATTCATTCTTTTCTAGAATCACAGATGACTGAAATAAAAGCTGCATTTCAACGGTCGCAAAATAAGGATCCACATATGACAATTTTACGGATTTTTATGTGGTTAAAAGGTCGAGTTACACACAAAGCATTACGCTTACTTGATAATGAATATAAAAGGGTTGATGAAGTTCGTAAAGACCCTAATTTGTGTGGGTGCTATATGAGATATACTCACGGTCTTCCATGCGCTCATGAGATGATGGAAATGGAGGCTGATAGTAGGAGTATTGGCCTTTGTGATATTCACCCATTTTGGAAGACCTTTAAAGTTGGAGAGTATTCCCCTCAAGACAATTCTTCGGACAAATTTGTATTTCAGTGCAGACATGATATAGACAAG GAACCAGTTCCCACTGCTCAGCCTAAAGGTCGTCCGTCGACTAAAAATTCCACAAAAAGAGATCTATGCAGTTGGGAGTTTACTGAACAGGAATGCGCTAAATATGCTCGGACCGCATACAATAGGCGTGGAAAGACTCCTCAACAGTATGCGCATACCTCGGTTCGTGGTCGCGGACGTCCCCCTTCACATGTTCCTTCTCGTGGACGTGGTAATATTTCTGTTCGTGGTCAGGCACGATCTAATTCTTCAAAGGTTTCTTCTTGTGGACGTGGTAACCCCTCTGTTGATGGTCGTGGACAATCTCCTTCACCTGATACACGATCTAAGAATAATAAAGGTATTTCTCCGAATATTGCTCCATGGGTTAGTGATCTCCCATTTTATATTGTGCCTCACATCAACTATATCCACGATGTTATCGGAGATGGAAATTGTGGGTATAGAGTTATTGCTCGGTGGACATATGGGGATGAACATAGATGGCCTACGATTCGGCAGGAATTAGCTACAGAACTTGAAAACAATTTTGCCTTTTACAGTAATGTCTTACATGACGGTCTGGGTACTTTAACCTCTATTAAACATTATGCTGGACCTGCGCCTAAAGTTCATTGGATGAGTTTATTCGAAACGGGTACTATCATCGCTACTAAGTACAATGTTGTGGTTGTTTGTTTCTCGATATCTCAATCATTGACTTTCCTTCCTTTGTTtgcggaaaaagggaaaagctATCTTAATCAGATCTTTACACTTGGTTTTATACAACGCATGGGACACTTTATCATG ATTGAGATGAAAGAAGATTTTCCACTACCACCAATTTGTCCATATTGGCGCCGTTTTCATCAATCTAGCGTCGATGGATGGAACATTCCTCTAGAATCCAGAATTGAACAATGGCAGCGTTTACATCAACATCGTCCAAGTGCTACACAAAATAGGAGGGGTGATTCAATTAATATTGACTAG
- the LOC110795913 gene encoding uncharacterized protein: protein MVKDGAYIEKVSENATDYTEFFTTTTVFATRREMLDWVIEVGKMHNIVIIIARSEGGDGLGFGTAKATLTCERAGKYRLSKSKVAIDVEKFTGTKKMSCPFRLQAKEHVGGGWSVVVRHGMHNHDLPNYNEGRAIIAKLKPHQLSIVKELSTSHVKPNMIMAILKNLDPRILTTVKHIYNARQKLKTETMGGRSVMQQLMKLIVDNNYV from the exons ATGGTCAAA GATGGTGCATACATTGAAAAAGTTAGTGAGAATGCCACTGATTATACAGAATTTTTTACAACCACTACAGTGTTTGCTACTCGAAGGGAAATGCTTGATTGGGTGATTGAAGTGGGTAAAATgcataatattgttattatcatTGCTCGGTCTGAAGGTGGGGATGGTCTTGGTTTTGGAACGGCGAAAGCTACCCTTACTTGTGAGAGAGCTGGAAAATATAGGCTTAGCAAGTCGAAAGTTGCAATAGATGTGGAAAAATTTACTGGAACAAAAAAGATGTCGTGTCCCTTTAGACTTCAAGCAAAGGAGCATGTTGGTGGCGGATGGAGTGTAGTTGTTCGTCATGGTATGCACAATCATGATCTTCCTAATTACAACGAGGGTCGTGCGATTATTGCAAAGTTGAAACCACATCAGTTGTCTATAGTGAAAGAACTGTCGACTAGTCATGTCAAGCCAAACATGATTATGGCTATTTTGAAGAATTTGGATCCTCGAATATTAACTACAGTAAAACATATTTACAATGCTCGTCAAAAGTTAAAAACTGAAACAATGGGAGGTCGGTCAGTGATGCAACAACTTATGAAACTCATTGTTGATAATAATTATGTGTAG
- the LOC110798224 gene encoding tRNA-splicing endonuclease subunit Sen2-1-like, with protein sequence MGPRWKGKGAEAKALAEPMSEIVLALQTCLTTSDCKGLLFGSRVLFKADTEQSELLNRACFGRASQKDKHWYELTLQEAFYLCYMLKCLKIEGGDGVVKTYEELWRLIISEIEMFPEFFKAYTHLRMNNWVVKSGSQYGVDYVAYRHHPALVHSEYAILVLSGRKDSGNSSGRLKLWSDLYGTIRLCGGVAKTLLVLHVLGNNNTNDTNSPVCLKNYDIETRTISRWIPEQTREKKTYTKSCNDTKTQ encoded by the coding sequence ATGGGTCCAAGATGGAAGGGGAAGGGTGCTGAAGCAAAAGCCCTTGCAGAACCAATGTCAGAAATTGTATTAGCACTTCAAACATGCCTAACCACATCAGATTGCAAGGGGTTGTTATTTGGAAGCAGGGTTTTGTTTAAAGCAGATACAGAACAATCTGAGCTTCTGAACCGTGCATGTTTTGGCCGAGCCAGTCAGAAGGATAAACATTGGTATGAACTTACTTTACAAGAGGCTTTCTATTTGTGCTATATGTTGAAATGTTTGAAGATTGAGGGAGGCGATGGCGTTGTGAAAACTTATGAAGAGTTGTGGCGCTTGATAATTTCAGAAATTGAAATGTTTCCCGAGTTTTTCAAAGCATACACTCATCTAAGAATGAATAACTGGGTTGTGAAGTCAGGATCTCAATATGGAGTTGATTATGTTGCTTATCGCCACCATCCAGCCTTGGTCCATTCAGAATATGCAATTCTTGTACTATCAGGAAGAAAAGATAGTGGTAATTCTAGTGGACGGCTAAAGTTATGGTCTGATTTGTATGGTACAATTCGGCTTTGTGGTGGCGTTGCTAAGACATTGCTAGTTTTACATGTTTTGGGCAATAATAACACTAACGACACTAATTCTCCGGTATGCTTGAAGAATTACGATATAGAAACACGAACGATCTCTAGATGGATTCCAGAGCAAACTCGTGAAAAGAAAACATATACTAAATCTTGTAATGATACAAAGACTCAGTAG
- the LOC130459573 gene encoding protein FAR1-RELATED SEQUENCE 5-like, protein MMREDYKIYGDVLVFDTTFRTNKYNLICAPFVGINNHWKNTMFACAFIGDETTESFVWVFETFLKAMGGKHPISIFTDQDAAIAAGIEQVFPSSRHRLCLWHLSKNANSRFGLLKSDKNFKNAFYKCLSGCITPNDFEETWKSMINTFKLEKDDWFNRLYGLKEKWCTALSKDFFSAGILSSQRSESTNHAVGFKANKSTTLTEFYSIFQATINRWRKTEEKDDFDCTRGIPTSELSMSAILKQAANVYTITLFRDFEEEFKLSVASSTMFKGSVGRTVFFEVWIEGITGSRQEVQYKMEDSTVTCTCKNFEESGWLCFHCLRILHIHSINTIPDRYITTRWTRYAKKQIWERVDTIKREKGEINNFTGWRLHMIRRYYNLILKGHKIAKARKFIEEKFKMDNKAVDEIIKKEEERKAKEEAAKIAEQEKAKAEAQRETQDGESTNSEITIVLDPDRANTKGKSKKRIKGQYDNYKQPSKKGKKKHKEFGSKTPNIQLFTPKEQLF, encoded by the exons ATGATGAGAGAAGATTACAAAATATATGGAGATGTTCTAGTTTTTGATACTACATTCAGAACCAATAAGTACAATCTCATATGTGCTCCATTTGTTGGTATCAATAACCATTGGAAAAACACAATGTTTGCTTGTGCTTTCATTGGGGATGAAACCACAGAATCTTTCGTTTGGGTGTTTGAAACTTTTCTGAAGGCTATGGGAGGAAAGCACCCTATATCAATTTTCACTGATCAAGATGCAGCTATTGCTGCTGGAATAGAACAG GTTTTTCCTTCTTCAAGACACAGGTTATGCTTGTGGCACTTGAGTAAAAATGCAAACAGTAGGTTTGGTTTATTGAAGTCTgataaaaacttcaaaaacgCATTCTACAAGTGTTTAAGTGGGTGTATAACACcaaatgattttgaagaaacttgGAAATCTATGATCAACACTTTTAAGCTGGAAAAAGATGACTGGTTCAACAGATTGTATGGTCTTAAAGAAAAATGGTGTACagctttaagtaaagattttttttctgCCGGTATACTTTCTTCACAAAGAAGTGAAAGTACAAACCATGCTGTTGGTTTTAAAGCAAATAAAAGTACAACATTAACAGAGTTCTATAGTATTTTTCAAGCTACAATAAATCGATGGAGAAAAACCGAAGAAAAAGACGACTTTGACTGTACAAGGGGAATACCAACTTCAGAGCTAAGTATGAGTGCTATATTAAAACAGGCAGCAAATGTATACACGATAACACTTtttcgtgattttgaagaaGAGTTCAAGCTTTCTGTGGCAAGTAGTACAATGTTCAAGGGAAGTGTAGGAAGAACAGTGTTTTTTGAAGTGTGGATAGAAGGAATAACAG GATCAAGGCAAGAAGTTCAATACAAAATGGAAGATTCAACCGTCACTTGCACATGCAAAAACTTTGAAGAATCTGGATGGTTGTGCTTCCATTGTTTAAGAATATTGCATATACATTCAATCAATACAATTCCAGATCGTTACATAACAACAAGATGGACTAGATATGCAAAGAAACAGATATGGGAAAGGGTTGATACAATAAAAAGGGAGAAAGGTGAAATCAACAATTTTACTGGTTGGAGATTACATATGATCAGAAG ATACTATAACTTAATTTTGAAAGGGCATAAGATAGCAAAGGCCAGAAAATTTATCGAGGAGAAGTTTAAAATGGATAATAAAGCAGttgatgaaatcataaaaaaggaagaagaaaggaaggcaaaagaagaagcTGCAAAGATAGCAGAACAAGAAAAGGCAAAAGCTGAAGCACAACGAGAAACACAAGACGGGGAATCAACTAATTCTGAAATAACAATTGTGCTTGATCCTGATCGTGCTAATACTAAAGGAAAGAGTAAGAAGAGAATAAAGGGTCAATATGACAATTACAAGCAGCCatcaaagaaaggaaaaaagaaacacaaagaaTTTGGATCCAAGACACCCAATATTCAATTATTTACAcctaaagaacaactattttag